In Hippocampus zosterae strain Florida chromosome 3, ASM2543408v3, whole genome shotgun sequence, a genomic segment contains:
- the c3h15orf39 gene encoding uncharacterized protein C15orf39 homolog, whose protein sequence is MPLFDETVAFAGLSKSLDMSGFIVKPMFHYGGAHVSYNPREKDAAEFTTPWTNSSASLLDAGKSIHQAPGMKTGGDHSSLSDNPVYVAIPKALYVPCCHDLGCMMGHRYSLEHGQTAAPAEIEHDCTHGEAYHNQRAAIQRIAQEKLQSLQLDPGEEQVKRITAEGLNRGRPTRMEPNYCGYPRAPPPPMLTSLSEQSRHLRPPPRGYAGLHPSRATYEHMTSELYQECSPMSKYGHPTKHPMFYYSQANVEVESRTHCPDVGGEQKEDVAVRKSAIPTPREHYAFPPTLYGEIPLFLHSTETQANHSFAQGFGYPCYAHPGFHVSQVRNLERQRVPPGLPSHRIGVSPTGQNLPASAGIQKSNINQHVGALDSPPALLRMDPIGTTWPAGQSVLPAHFQMSRLYPSITSQLDRQMDRPVLSPSGLTQERPLDYSLYGGQGKCSKHPKDLPASPRTRLTQSPKQTADRLRAPLKNRPEFETVIASGSKPNRAPCSFADIVLEDCLKRRSPSLVKIKEEAPDSHESDSLTKRQKLEIEGTLKGNQEESPQMPVIDSVFSLAHDGEHLKPPGVFFSDIEPQRWKEMSEHCKVEATTPLKKITPSPARPPACMCPERSQVQMIEPAKIKIEKINQSNTRDARSEAACSPTGHQIKLEPEDATLPDTKSMLVIQICEPENLERKPSPVEVNISSESPKPAMANASLGNASTPEEQETNTEPKPFSPLQPPKVKFDTKTIPTECLKLNSTSDTCPPDQNVCHPAEQQETPVQIQDETTPRKRRSVRKHFLELHRALCEQISKCVSAASEQELRTWLSQLGLAESSSTKVQKVSCMLGVQARDKWLNKEICSALQEVLDRFREYIVYERCPFPHVMRTGAVFLPMLVVKEILFPVVPGTFIDQVLQEHKVELRPTTLSEEKLLTQLHKPCSSRLRRLMSLKHLPNVYADVINLLYYSSVCKHLGVDVETWEYWNISSSSSPAEDTKAKSHERSVTKAKSRVKSSSRRLFLDNSLSDDEDNDTQKHAERESQKTSSSEDALPTDDSWTHPLTSDNFANTDVEPEKSSSFSAAFQLASHKSSGMIVKLKRWQRTGSSSRILRPLSGSRKRKTRSPLKIKYCPYLSACHSAERRRRWVLRSAVRRASGALRLTYPDLVGKRIRHLYEEDDKSEVWYRGEVMRVHEAHSNPLKTIFEVRYDSEPEWKYYLELLIDYNKGWLTVEEEK, encoded by the exons ATGCCTTTATTTGACGAAACCGTGGCATTTGCTGGACTGTCAAAGTCCTTAGATATGTCTGGCTTTATTGTCAAGCCGATGTTTCATTACGGCGGGGCCCATGTTTCCTACAACCCCAGAGAAAAGGATGCAGCAGAGTTTACGACACCTTGGACAAACTCAAGTGCTTCTCTGCTGGACGCAGGAAAATCAATACATCAGGCGCCCGGGATGAAAACGGGCGGCGACCATTCATCTCTTTCTGACAATCCTGTTTATGTGGCGATTCCAAAAGCTCTGTATGTCCCTTGCTGCCATGATCTGGGTTGCATGATGGGACACCGGTACAGCTTGGAGCACGGTCAGACGGCAGCCCCTGCTGAAATTGAGCATGACTGCACTCACGGGGAGGCTTACCACAACCAGAGAGCAGCCATTCAGCGAATTGCACAAGAAAAACTGCAAAGTTTACAGTTGGATCCCGGCGAAGAACAAGTCAAGCGGATTACCGCAGAAGGCTTGAACAGAGGAAGGCCGACTCGAATGGAGCCTAACTATTGCGGCTACCCCCGCGCGCCCCCTCCTCCCATGCTAACGTCTTTAAGTGAGCAAAGCCGACATTTACGGCCTCCCCCCAGAGGCTACGCAGGCCTTCACCCCTCCCGTGCAACATATGAGCATATGACCTCAGAGCTTTATCAAGAATGTTCTCCcatgtccaaatatggtcatCCAACAAAGCACCCAATGTTTTACTACTCGCAGGCCAACGTGGAGGTAGAAAGCAGAACTCACTGCCCGGATGTTGGCGGTGAGCAGAAAGAAGACGTTGCCGTTCGGAAAAGCGCCATCCCAACCCCTCGGGAGCATTATGCATTCCCTCCAACGCTTTACGGCGAAATCCCTTTGTTTTTGCACAGCACTGAAACACAAGCAAATCACTCCTTTGCGCAGGGCTTCGGCTATCCGTGTTATGCGCATCCTGGTTTTCATGTAAGTCAAGTCAGAAACTTAGAGAGGCAACGTGTGCCACCTGGGCTGCCTTCTCACAGAATCGGCGTGTCGCCAACGGGCCAAAACTTACCCGCCTCGGCCGGAATTCAAAAGAGCAACATCAACCAGCATGTCGGAGCGTTGGACAGCCCCCCTGCTTTGCTGCGGATGGACCCCATCGGTACGACATGGCCAGCAGGTCAATCCGTGTTGCCTGCCCACTTTCAAATGAGCAGGCTGTATCCTTCCATCACCAGTCAACTTGATCGTCAGATGGATCGACCGGTCCTTTCGCCGTCTGGCTTGACTCAAGAGAGACCGCTGGACTATTCTTTGTATGGAGGTCAGGGTAAGTGCTCCAAACATCCCAAAGACCTCCCGGCTTCCCCAAGAACGCGGCTTACCCAATCCCCCAAACAAACGGCCGATCGCCTCCGTGCACCCTTAAAAAACAGGCCAGAATTTGAAACAGTCATTGCATCAGGTAGTAAACCCAACAGAGCTCCGTGCAGCTTTGCCGATATTGTTCTAGAAGACTGTCTGAAGAGACGTTCCCCATCGCTTGTAAAAATCAAAGAAGAGGCACCGGATTCACATGAAAGTGACTCGCTTACAAAGCGACAAAAGTTGGAAATTGAGGGGACCCTCAAAGGAAATCAAGAGGAGTCTCCTCAAATGCCGGTTATTGACAGTGTGTTTAGCCTGGCACATGACGGAGAACACCTAAAACCTCCTGGCGTGTTCTTTTCAGACATCGAACCTCAGAGATGGAAAGAGATGTCTGAACATTGTAAAGTCGAAGCCACAACgccccttaaaaaaataacacctaGTCCAGCGAGACCACCCGCTTGTATGTGTCCAGAGAGGTCTCAAGTCCAAATGATTGAACCCGCAAAGATAAAAATTGAAAAGATAAATCAATCGAACACACGCGACGCTCGTAGCGAGGCCGCTTGTAGCCCAACAGGGCATCAAATCAAACTTGAACCCGAAGATGCAACTCTGCCAGACACCAAATCCATGTTAGTCATTCAGATATGTGAACCCGAGAATCTTGAACGGAAACCTTCACCAGTGGAGGTCAACATTTCTTCAGAGAGCCCCAAACCGGCAATGGCTAATGCCTCTCTGGGTAACGCCAGCACACCGGAGGAGCAGGAAACCAACACTGAGCCCAAACCTTTCAGTCCACTGCAACCACCGAAAGTCAAATTTGACACCAAAACCATTCCAACTGAGTGCTTAAAGCTTAACTCCACCAGCGATACCTGTCCCCCTGATCAGAACGTCTGTCATCCAGCTGAACAACAAGAGACACCTGTGCAAATTCAGGATGAAACAACACCAAGGAAACGAAGATCTGTCCGTAAGCATTTCTTAGAGCTGCATCGCGCCCTCTGCGAGCAGATATCCAAATGTGTGTCTGCCGCCTCAGAGCAAGAGCTCAGAACCTGGCTGTCTCAGCTGGGACTGGCGGAATCCTCGTCAACCAAAGTACAGAAAGTTTCCTGCATGTTGGGGGTTCAAGCCAGGGACAAGTGGCTCAATAAGGAGATCTGTTCTGCTCTTCAGGAGGTGCTGGACAGGTTCAGGGAATACATCGTATATGAGCGCTGCCCTTTTCCACACGTCATGAGAACGGGGGCGGTGTTCCTCCCTATGCTCGTGGTGAAAGAAATCCTTTTCCCTGTGGTGCCTGGCACCTTCATCGACCAAGTCCTGCAAGAACACAAGGTGGAACTGCGGCCCACGACCCTCTCCGAGGAGAAGCTCCTCACCCAGCTTCACAAACCCTGCTCGTCGCGACTCAGGAGGCTGATGTCGCTCAAACACTTGCCCAACGTCTACGCCGATGTCATCAACCTCCTGTATTACTCCAGTGTCTGCAAGCACCTGG GAGTAGACGTGGAGACTTGGGAATACTGGAACATCAGTAGCAGCTCTTCACCAGCAGAGGACACCAAAGCCAAATCTCACGAGAGGAGCGTTACGAAGGCAAAAAGCAGGGTGAAGAGCAGCTCGAGGCGCCTCTTTCTGGACAACAGCTTGTCTGACGACGAAGACaatgacacacaaaagcacgctgAAAGAGAATCGCAAAAGACAAGCAGCAGTGAAGATGCTTTACCCACAGATGATTCCTGGACTCACCCGTTAACTTCAGACAACTTTGCCAATACCGATGTTGAACCAGAGAAATCTTCCAGTTTCTCGGCTGCATTCCAGTTGGCGTCCCACAAGAGTTCGGGAATGATCGTCAAGCTGAAAAGGTGGCAGCGGACGGGAAGCTCGAGCCGAATCCTGCGTCCCCTCAGCGGCTCGCGAAAGCGAAAGACGAGATCACCTTTGAAAATCAAGTACTGTCCCTACCTGTCGGCCTGCCACAGTGCCGAGCGCAGGCGCCGCTGGGTTCTACGCTCAGCTGTGCGTCGCGCAAGTGGGGCATTGAGACTTACTTACCCGGACCTGGTGGGCAAGAGGATCCGACACCTGTATGAGGAGGATGACAAGTCTGAGGTGTGGTACCGAGGGGAGGTGATGCGGGTCCACGAGGCTCACAGCAACCCCTTGAAGACCATTTTTGAGGTGCGCTACGACAGCGAGCCCGAGTGGAAGTACTACCTGGAGCTGCTCATTGACTACAACAAAGGATGGCTCACTGTTGAAGAAGAGAAATGA